A genomic stretch from Flavobacterium sp. KS-LB2 includes:
- a CDS encoding aminotransferase class I/II-fold pyridoxal phosphate-dependent enzyme, producing MKNFNPADNIQDLQYFGEFGGVNPSISDSSTYTFLSAKTMFDTFEGNMEGCYLYSRHSSPSNLYLDKALAAMEGTETANVSASGMGAITPTLLQLCGSGDHIVSSRTIYGGTYAFLKNFTPRLGIKTTFVDITKLDVVEAAITPETKVLYCETVSNPLLEVADITGLAKIAKRHNLKLVVDNTFSPLSVSPAKLGADIVIHSLTKYINGSSDTVGGVTCASQEFINSLKNVNSGASMLLGPTMDSLRSASVMKNLRTLHIRMKQHSHNAMYLAERFEKDGLKTVYPGLKSHPSHELYKNMINPEYGFGGMMTLDVGTLAKANALMELMQAKNLGYLAVSLGFYKTLFSAPGTSTSSEIPMEEQIEMGLTDGLIRFSIGLDNDIERTYHMMKKCMMELNVLTSE from the coding sequence ATGAAAAATTTCAATCCCGCAGACAACATTCAGGATTTACAGTACTTTGGTGAATTTGGTGGTGTAAATCCATCGATTTCAGATTCATCAACGTATACTTTCCTTTCGGCAAAAACGATGTTCGATACTTTTGAAGGTAATATGGAAGGTTGCTATTTGTATTCGCGTCATTCTTCGCCAAGTAATCTATATTTAGACAAAGCATTGGCAGCAATGGAAGGAACGGAAACAGCAAACGTTTCAGCATCAGGAATGGGAGCGATAACACCTACGCTACTGCAATTGTGTGGCTCCGGAGATCATATTGTTTCGAGCAGAACAATCTATGGTGGAACATACGCATTCTTGAAGAATTTTACACCAAGATTAGGCATCAAAACAACTTTTGTTGATATCACGAAACTAGACGTTGTAGAAGCTGCAATTACTCCCGAAACTAAAGTTTTGTATTGTGAAACCGTGAGCAATCCTTTACTAGAAGTTGCTGATATTACTGGTTTAGCTAAAATAGCTAAGAGACATAATTTAAAGTTAGTAGTCGATAATACTTTTTCACCATTATCTGTCTCTCCTGCAAAATTAGGAGCTGATATTGTGATTCACAGTTTAACAAAATACATCAACGGAAGCAGTGATACTGTAGGTGGTGTAACATGTGCTTCACAAGAATTTATCAATAGTTTAAAAAATGTAAATAGTGGCGCCAGCATGTTATTGGGTCCAACAATGGATAGTTTACGTTCGGCTAGCGTGATGAAAAACTTACGCACATTACATATTCGTATGAAACAACACAGTCATAATGCGATGTATTTGGCAGAACGCTTTGAAAAAGATGGGCTAAAAACGGTTTATCCTGGTTTGAAAAGCCACCCAAGTCATGAATTGTACAAAAACATGATTAATCCCGAATATGGTTTTGGTGGGATGATGACCTTAGATGTTGGTACTTTGGCAAAAGCTAATGCATTGATGGAATTAATGCAAGCAAAAAATCTAGGTTACCTTGCTGTAAGTTTAGGATTTTATAAAACTTTATTTAGTGCTCCGGGAACTTCAACATCAAGCGAGATTCCTATGGAAGAACAAATAGAAATGGGATTAACTGATGGATTGATTCGATTTTCTATAGGTTTAGATAATGATATTGAAAGAACGTACCATATGATGAAAAAATGTATGATGGAATTGAATGTATTAACTTCAGAATAA
- a CDS encoding anthranilate synthase component I family protein — protein sequence MRTSIYKSISDPKLFKKQLLLWSQQFREIIYLDSNDYLQNYSSYDCVLAVDAFTSIKTDYHNAFEDLKQYQQSIKDWLFGYLSYDLKNDIEQLQSQNFDGLEFPDLYFFQPKKLFLLKGNQLEIQYLNMCDDEVEENFEEIVKIRKSNVEIEALVTIQQRIPKESYLEKVSKVLEHIHQGDIYEANFCMEFFAENATIDPIEKFIKLNEISQPPFAVFFKNNKHFLLSATPERYLRKEGERIISQPIKGTAKRFLDANEDEQSKMQLDLDPKERAENIMITDLVRNDLSRTAQKGSVEVQEFCKIYSFLQVHQMISTVTSKLDAQYSVVDVLKTTFPMGSMTGAPKISVMKIIEQLEETKRGLYSGSVGYFTPDGDFDFNVVIRSILYNQEKKYISFSVGSAITSQSLPEKEYEECLLKAKAMREVLS from the coding sequence TTGAGAACTTCAATTTACAAGTCTATTTCTGATCCAAAACTGTTTAAAAAACAGCTTTTATTATGGTCTCAACAGTTTCGAGAAATCATTTATTTGGACAGTAATGATTATCTACAGAATTATTCCAGTTATGATTGTGTTCTTGCCGTTGATGCATTTACATCTATAAAGACAGACTATCACAATGCTTTTGAAGATTTAAAACAATACCAGCAAAGTATCAAAGACTGGCTTTTTGGCTATTTATCGTATGATTTGAAAAATGATATTGAGCAGTTACAATCTCAGAATTTTGACGGATTAGAATTTCCGGATTTGTACTTCTTTCAACCTAAAAAGTTATTTTTATTGAAAGGAAATCAGCTTGAAATTCAATATCTCAATATGTGTGACGATGAAGTGGAGGAAAATTTTGAAGAAATTGTCAAAATTCGAAAGTCAAATGTAGAAATAGAAGCATTAGTAACGATCCAACAACGGATTCCGAAAGAGAGTTATCTTGAGAAGGTTTCAAAAGTTTTGGAACACATTCATCAAGGCGATATTTATGAAGCTAATTTTTGTATGGAATTTTTTGCTGAAAACGCAACGATTGATCCAATAGAGAAATTTATAAAACTCAACGAAATTTCTCAACCTCCGTTCGCCGTTTTTTTTAAAAATAATAAACACTTTTTACTTTCGGCGACACCGGAACGTTATTTAAGGAAAGAAGGAGAACGTATTATTTCGCAACCGATTAAAGGAACCGCGAAACGATTTTTGGATGCAAATGAAGATGAGCAATCAAAAATGCAATTGGATTTAGATCCAAAAGAACGAGCCGAAAACATTATGATAACGGATTTAGTGCGGAATGATTTGTCTCGAACCGCACAAAAAGGATCCGTTGAAGTACAAGAGTTCTGCAAAATTTATTCTTTTTTGCAAGTGCATCAAATGATTTCTACGGTGACATCAAAGTTGGATGCGCAATATTCTGTTGTAGATGTTTTAAAAACTACTTTCCCGATGGGAAGTATGACTGGAGCACCAAAAATTTCAGTGATGAAAATCATTGAACAGTTGGAAGAAACAAAACGCGGATTGTATAGCGGCTCGGTGGGTTATTTTACACCAGATGGTGATTTTGATTTCAATGTTGTTATCCGAAGCATATTGTACAATCAAGAGAAGAAATATATTTCTTTCTCGGTTGGAAGTGCCATCACTTCGCAATCCCTTCCTGAAAAGGAATATGAGGAATGTTTGCTTAAAGCAAAAGCGATGCGAGAAGTTTTAAGTTAA
- a CDS encoding GNAT family N-acetyltransferase, whose amino-acid sequence MELKQINDITLEDPIYTNQIIALFLFTHLEQYGDTIEDIQKCIDYVMNPNKGGNIVVGIEDQKIVGVVILNNTGMKDYIPENILVYIAVDNSQRGKGFGKQLMLKAISIAEGNIALHVEPNNPAKKLYESLGFTNKYLEMRLTK is encoded by the coding sequence ATGGAACTCAAACAAATTAATGATATCACTCTAGAAGACCCAATCTATACCAATCAAATTATAGCACTATTCCTATTTACCCATTTAGAACAATATGGCGATACGATTGAAGACATTCAAAAATGTATTGATTACGTCATGAACCCCAACAAAGGAGGAAATATTGTAGTGGGAATCGAGGACCAAAAAATTGTAGGTGTTGTAATCTTAAACAACACTGGAATGAAAGATTATATTCCAGAAAATATATTGGTTTACATCGCTGTAGACAATAGCCAACGTGGAAAGGGCTTTGGAAAACAATTGATGCTAAAAGCCATATCCATTGCCGAAGGAAATATTGCACTGCATGTAGAACCTAATAATCCTGCCAAAAAACTATACGAAAGTTTAGGTTTTACAAATAAATACCTAGAAATGAGATTAACTAAATAA
- the lpdA gene encoding dihydrolipoyl dehydrogenase, with amino-acid sequence MSSFDVVIIGSGPGGYVSAIRCAQLGFKTAIIEKYSTLGGTCLNVGCIPSKALLASSHHYSEIAHFADHGIEVSGEVKVNLKKMIARKQAVVDQTSGGVKFLMDKNKITVLEGLGSFVDATHVAVAKADGTSETIEAKNIIIATGSKPSSLPFIKIDKERIITSTEALKLKEVPKHLVIIGGGVIGIELGQVYLRLGAQVSVVEYLDRIIPGMDASLSKELTKVLKKQGMKFYVSHKVKSVERNGEGVVVQAENAKGETITLEGDYSLVSVGRRPYTDGLNADKAGVKISDRGMVEVNDHLQTSVPNIYAIGDVVRGAMLAHKAEEEGAMVAEILAGQKPHIDYNLIPGVVYTWPEVAAVGQTEEQLKAAGVEYKAGSFPFKALGRARAGGDLDGFVKILADAKTDEVLGVHMIGARCADLIAEAVTAMEFKASAEDISRMSHAHPTFAEAIKEAALAATDNRALHV; translated from the coding sequence ATGAGTTCATTTGACGTAGTCATTATAGGTTCTGGACCAGGCGGATATGTATCAGCAATTCGTTGTGCACAGTTGGGTTTCAAAACAGCAATTATAGAAAAATATTCCACTCTTGGAGGAACTTGCTTGAATGTAGGTTGTATTCCTTCAAAAGCATTGCTTGCTTCTTCTCATCATTACAGTGAAATTGCTCATTTTGCAGATCACGGAATTGAAGTTTCCGGAGAAGTAAAAGTAAACCTTAAAAAAATGATTGCGCGCAAACAAGCTGTTGTCGATCAAACTTCGGGTGGTGTGAAATTTTTAATGGATAAAAATAAAATTACAGTTCTGGAAGGATTAGGTTCATTTGTTGATGCTACACATGTTGCTGTTGCAAAAGCAGACGGAACTTCAGAAACTATTGAAGCTAAAAATATTATTATTGCTACAGGATCTAAACCATCATCTTTGCCTTTTATTAAAATTGATAAAGAAAGAATCATCACTTCTACCGAAGCTTTGAAACTAAAAGAAGTGCCAAAACATTTGGTGATTATTGGTGGTGGAGTAATTGGGATTGAATTAGGTCAAGTATATTTACGATTGGGAGCACAAGTTTCTGTTGTAGAATATTTAGACAGAATCATTCCTGGAATGGACGCTTCATTGTCTAAAGAATTGACTAAAGTATTGAAAAAGCAAGGCATGAAATTCTACGTTTCACACAAAGTGAAATCAGTAGAAAGAAATGGTGAAGGAGTTGTAGTTCAAGCTGAAAATGCAAAAGGAGAAACAATTACGCTGGAAGGAGATTATTCATTAGTTTCTGTAGGACGTCGTCCGTATACTGATGGTTTGAATGCGGATAAAGCTGGAGTAAAAATATCGGATAGAGGAATGGTTGAAGTAAACGATCATTTACAAACTTCAGTTCCAAATATTTATGCTATTGGTGATGTTGTTCGTGGAGCAATGTTAGCACACAAAGCAGAAGAAGAAGGAGCAATGGTTGCTGAAATATTAGCAGGTCAAAAACCGCATATTGATTATAACTTGATTCCGGGTGTGGTTTATACTTGGCCAGAAGTGGCAGCTGTAGGACAAACAGAAGAGCAATTGAAAGCAGCTGGAGTAGAGTATAAAGCAGGAAGTTTTCCTTTCAAAGCTTTAGGTCGTGCTCGAGCAGGTGGAGATTTAGACGGATTTGTAAAAATTCTAGCTGATGCAAAAACAGATGAAGTTTTAGGCGTTCACATGATTGGAGCTCGTTGTGCAGATTTAATTGCCGAGGCCGTTACTGCAATGGAATTTAAAGCATCTGCTGAAGATATTTCTAGAATGTCTCATGCGCATCCAACTTTTGCAGAAGCGATAAAAGAAGCAGCTTTAGCAGCAACTGATAATAGAGCTTTACATGTGTAA
- the tilS gene encoding tRNA lysidine(34) synthetase TilS produces the protein MLQKFQNHLLHNFQFLSGKKILLATSGGKDSMVMVHLFQQLDYEIGIAHCNFQLRGMESFEDQNFVQEYAAANDIPVFITQFDTKAFAEDYKVSTQVAARELRYNWFYELLETEKFDYILTAHHADDNLETFLINLSRGTGLEGLTGIPEQNDRIIRPLLAFSQEEMEEYAKLNNIQWREDSSNASDKYLRNKIRHHLVPMLKDLNPNFLSSFHKTQTYLQEAQVMVEDASIMIYQQVAKQEEDTIYFDLKKLKKLPNYKSYLHQWLKEFGFSAWDDIYDLVESQSGKYVFSPEYRLLKDRDSLILSPIHFVNEKEEYSIDENQKEVNIPLNLTFCKVADISLTTNSAIFVDADKLQYPLVLRHWNEGDRFQPFGMNGKSKKVSKLFKDEKLSLLEKENIWLLCSNDEIVWIINVRQDERFRIDNTTKNILKIQLE, from the coding sequence ATGCTACAAAAATTCCAAAACCATCTTCTACATAATTTCCAGTTCTTGAGCGGAAAAAAAATACTTCTGGCCACAAGCGGCGGGAAAGACAGTATGGTAATGGTGCATTTATTTCAGCAATTGGATTATGAAATAGGTATTGCACATTGTAATTTTCAATTGCGTGGAATGGAAAGTTTTGAAGACCAAAATTTTGTCCAGGAATATGCTGCCGCAAATGATATTCCGGTATTTATAACTCAATTTGATACCAAAGCTTTCGCAGAAGATTATAAAGTTTCTACGCAAGTTGCCGCGCGTGAGTTGCGTTACAATTGGTTTTATGAATTATTAGAAACTGAAAAATTCGATTATATACTCACGGCGCATCATGCCGATGATAATCTGGAAACTTTTTTAATTAATCTGAGTCGAGGAACAGGATTAGAAGGTTTAACTGGAATTCCAGAGCAAAACGATAGAATAATTCGTCCGCTTTTGGCATTTAGCCAAGAAGAAATGGAAGAATATGCCAAATTAAATAACATTCAATGGCGTGAAGACAGCAGCAATGCATCCGATAAATACCTTCGAAATAAAATTCGCCATCATCTGGTTCCTATGTTAAAGGATTTGAATCCAAATTTTCTTTCTTCGTTTCATAAAACGCAAACCTATTTGCAAGAAGCACAAGTGATGGTTGAAGATGCTTCGATTATGATTTATCAACAAGTGGCTAAACAAGAGGAGGATACTATTTATTTTGATTTAAAAAAATTAAAAAAATTGCCCAATTATAAATCGTATTTGCATCAATGGCTGAAAGAATTTGGATTTTCGGCTTGGGATGATATTTATGATTTGGTCGAAAGCCAATCTGGTAAATATGTTTTTTCGCCAGAATATCGATTATTGAAAGACAGAGATTCTTTAATCCTAAGTCCGATACATTTCGTAAATGAAAAGGAGGAATATTCAATTGATGAAAATCAAAAAGAAGTTAATATTCCCTTAAATCTTACGTTTTGTAAAGTAGCGGACATTAGTTTAACGACGAACTCAGCTATCTTTGTGGACGCTGATAAATTACAATATCCATTGGTTTTGCGTCATTGGAATGAGGGCGATCGTTTTCAACCTTTTGGGATGAACGGTAAATCGAAGAAAGTGAGCAAGCTTTTTAAAGATGAAAAATTATCCTTGCTAGAAAAAGAAAACATTTGGCTTTTATGTTCGAATGATGAAATCGTTTGGATTATTAATGTTCGTCAAGACGAACGTTTTAGAATTGACAATACAACAAAGAATATACTTAAAATACAATTAGAATAA
- a CDS encoding alanine/ornithine racemase family PLP-dependent enzyme, whose product MAFIKLYRKKLEENYTFLNQIFTSRNIQWGVVSKLLCGNKIYLKEIIALGVREIHDSRVSNLKKIKALNPEIQTVYIKPPAKRSIENIVQYADISFNTEIYTIQLLSNEAVKQNKVHKVIIMIEMGDLREGVMGEELIAFYGTIIKMPNIKISGIGTNLNCLSGVMPTQDKLIQLSLYKQLIEAKFDISIPFVSGGTSVAIPLILKNARPMAVNHFRIGEALFFGKDLFTGDTIEGMHNDVFKLYAEIIEITVKPNTPTGELGENVAGNSFSMNDVTDLGITSLRAILDIGLLDMQPQYLESDDTDITIVDASSDMLVIDISKSKKTYKVGDLVAFKIRYMGALYLLNSDYIEKTIE is encoded by the coding sequence ATGGCCTTTATAAAATTATATCGCAAAAAACTCGAAGAAAACTACACCTTTCTGAACCAAATCTTTACATCCAGAAATATCCAATGGGGAGTAGTTTCCAAACTATTGTGTGGTAATAAAATCTATCTCAAAGAAATAATCGCTTTAGGAGTTCGGGAAATTCATGATTCTAGAGTAAGCAATCTTAAAAAAATCAAAGCACTAAATCCTGAAATCCAAACCGTTTATATCAAACCACCTGCAAAACGAAGTATTGAAAATATTGTCCAATATGCCGATATCAGTTTTAATACTGAAATATACACCATTCAATTACTTTCTAACGAAGCCGTAAAGCAAAACAAGGTTCATAAAGTAATCATTATGATTGAAATGGGTGATCTTCGAGAAGGTGTTATGGGTGAGGAATTAATAGCCTTTTACGGCACTATTATAAAAATGCCTAACATCAAGATTTCAGGAATAGGAACTAATCTCAATTGTCTTAGCGGTGTGATGCCTACGCAAGACAAGCTCATTCAATTGAGTTTATATAAGCAATTAATTGAAGCTAAATTCGATATAAGCATTCCGTTCGTCTCTGGTGGAACCTCAGTGGCAATTCCGCTTATACTTAAAAATGCGCGCCCAATGGCTGTCAATCATTTTCGTATAGGAGAAGCTCTCTTTTTCGGGAAAGATTTATTCACTGGCGATACCATTGAAGGAATGCATAATGATGTTTTTAAATTATACGCTGAAATTATAGAAATTACTGTGAAGCCAAATACGCCTACTGGCGAATTAGGCGAAAACGTTGCTGGAAATTCTTTTTCCATGAATGACGTTACCGATTTAGGAATTACGTCTTTAAGAGCCATCTTAGATATTGGTTTATTAGACATGCAACCGCAGTATTTAGAATCGGATGATACTGACATTACCATTGTGGACGCTAGTTCTGATATGCTTGTTATAGATATTTCAAAGTCAAAAAAGACGTATAAAGTTGGAGATTTAGTTGCTTTTAAAATTAGATATATGGGTGCTTTATACCTATTAAATTCAGATTACATCGAAAAAACAATCGAGTAG
- a CDS encoding protein-disulfide reductase DsbD family protein — translation MKKLLFILVAFLAFANGNAQILDPAKWTTKIEKKSETNYILTFNAIIENDWHLYSQFTPDGGPLPLEIIFKNQKGNFTLVGKAKESKTRTAFNDIFEVNETFFEKKGQIQQEITITNPKLTEIKVDFNYQVCKEVCINIEKSFTFTIPAASKTAEIATIATDLTIIDSAKVDTAVTNTDVNKEQVVTSEKVPVLDTKPSKQRGLLSIFFIAFLSGFAALLTPCVFPMIPMTVSFFTKQSKTKAKGIRNAIIYGIAIIFIYVVLGFLVTWIFGADALNALSTNVWFNIIFFVLLVTFAASFLGAFEIMLPNSWANKVDNQADRGGIIGILFMALALAIVSFSCTGPIVGTLLVEAASKGGIAPIVGMFGFSLALALPFMLFAMFPGWLNSLPKSGGWLNTVKVVLGFLELALAFKFLSNADLVLQLHFLEREIFLAIWIAIFGTLAFYLFGKITLPHDSPMSHISVGRLSLGLVVLAFTIYLIPGIWGAPLKLISGFPPPMTYSESPYGVGNSKGGSNASAQILPEGAHLGPHDLIAFEDYEKGLAYAKSVNKPILLDFTGYACVNCRKMEDYVWSDPVVLKILQEEVVLISLYVDDKRELPKNEQYVSKETGKEIISVGNKWSDFQITKFKANAQPYYIILDTEGTMLSDKPESYNSDINAYKGWLREGIDRFVKVK, via the coding sequence ATGAAGAAACTACTATTTATACTTGTTGCTTTTTTGGCTTTTGCCAATGGGAATGCCCAAATTCTTGATCCTGCAAAATGGACTACGAAAATAGAAAAGAAATCAGAGACAAATTACATCCTTACTTTTAATGCTATCATAGAAAATGATTGGCATTTATATTCTCAATTTACTCCAGACGGTGGGCCATTACCACTGGAAATCATTTTCAAAAATCAAAAAGGAAATTTTACTTTAGTGGGCAAAGCCAAAGAAAGCAAAACGAGAACCGCTTTTAATGATATATTTGAAGTTAACGAAACATTCTTCGAAAAGAAAGGTCAAATCCAACAAGAAATTACAATAACAAACCCGAAGCTGACTGAAATTAAAGTCGATTTTAATTATCAGGTGTGCAAAGAGGTTTGTATTAATATAGAAAAGAGTTTCACGTTTACCATTCCTGCAGCTTCAAAAACAGCAGAAATCGCTACTATAGCAACAGATTTAACGATAATAGATTCAGCTAAAGTTGACACTGCAGTTACAAATACAGATGTAAATAAGGAACAGGTTGTTACTTCTGAAAAAGTTCCTGTTCTGGATACGAAGCCTTCTAAACAAAGAGGATTGTTGTCTATTTTCTTTATTGCTTTTTTATCTGGATTTGCCGCATTACTTACGCCTTGCGTCTTCCCGATGATTCCTATGACGGTCAGTTTTTTTACCAAACAAAGCAAAACAAAAGCAAAAGGAATTAGAAATGCCATTATTTATGGAATTGCTATCATATTCATTTATGTAGTTTTAGGATTCTTAGTGACGTGGATTTTTGGTGCGGATGCATTGAATGCGTTATCTACAAATGTTTGGTTTAATATTATTTTCTTTGTTTTGTTAGTCACTTTTGCGGCTTCATTTTTAGGAGCTTTTGAGATTATGTTACCAAATTCTTGGGCAAATAAAGTAGATAATCAAGCGGATAGAGGCGGAATAATTGGAATTTTATTCATGGCTTTGGCATTAGCAATTGTATCTTTTTCCTGTACCGGACCAATCGTTGGAACCCTTTTAGTCGAGGCTGCTTCTAAAGGCGGAATTGCACCTATTGTTGGAATGTTCGGATTTTCATTAGCTTTAGCTTTACCATTTATGTTGTTTGCCATGTTCCCGGGTTGGTTGAATTCATTGCCAAAGTCTGGAGGTTGGTTGAATACCGTTAAAGTAGTTTTAGGATTTTTAGAATTGGCTTTGGCATTCAAATTTTTGTCGAATGCGGATTTGGTATTGCAATTGCATTTCTTGGAAAGAGAAATTTTCTTGGCGATTTGGATTGCTATTTTTGGAACATTAGCTTTTTATTTATTCGGAAAAATTACGCTTCCACATGATAGCCCGATGAGTCATATATCAGTAGGAAGATTGTCTTTAGGATTAGTAGTTTTGGCCTTTACCATCTATTTGATTCCCGGAATTTGGGGAGCGCCGTTAAAATTAATTTCTGGCTTTCCACCCCCAATGACTTATAGTGAAAGCCCATACGGAGTAGGAAATTCAAAAGGAGGTTCGAATGCATCAGCTCAAATTTTGCCGGAAGGCGCACATTTAGGACCACATGATCTTATCGCTTTTGAAGATTATGAAAAAGGATTGGCTTATGCCAAATCAGTAAACAAACCCATTTTACTTGATTTTACAGGATACGCATGTGTGAATTGCCGAAAAATGGAAGATTATGTTTGGTCTGATCCTGTAGTTCTAAAAATATTACAAGAGGAAGTAGTATTAATCTCTTTATATGTCGATGACAAAAGAGAATTGCCAAAAAACGAGCAATATGTATCTAAAGAAACAGGTAAAGAAATTATAAGTGTAGGGAACAAATGGAGTGATTTTCAAATTACAAAATTTAAAGCCAACGCACAACCATATTATATTATTTTAGACACAGAAGGTACTATGTTATCTGATAAACCAGAAAGTTATAACTCAGATATAAATGCCTACAAAGGCTGGTTGAGAGAAGGAATTGATCGCTTTGTAAAGGTAAAATAG
- a CDS encoding Lrp/AsnC family transcriptional regulator produces MTLDAIDKKMLLLLQTDSKKTTKELSLKLNLSVTAVYERIKKLEREGIIDKYVVLVNRSKVERGFVVFCHLKLIQHTKEFIAKFESEVIQLKEVIECHHVSGDYDYILKIVVKDMEAYREFLVTKLTTLEHIGSTHSTFMISEVKNTTIVDI; encoded by the coding sequence ATGACACTAGACGCTATCGATAAAAAAATGCTTTTGTTATTACAAACGGACAGCAAAAAAACAACCAAAGAACTTTCCTTAAAACTCAATCTTTCCGTAACTGCCGTTTATGAGCGTATTAAAAAATTAGAGAGAGAAGGAATTATCGATAAATATGTTGTGTTAGTGAATCGTTCAAAAGTAGAAAGAGGTTTTGTTGTTTTTTGTCACCTCAAACTGATTCAGCATACGAAAGAGTTTATCGCCAAATTCGAAAGTGAAGTGATACAGTTGAAGGAAGTAATTGAATGCCATCATGTAAGTGGCGATTATGATTATATATTGAAAATAGTAGTAAAAGACATGGAAGCCTATCGAGAATTTTTGGTTACAAAACTCACAACATTGGAGCATATTGGAAGTACGCACAGCACATTCATGATTAGTGAAGTAAAAAACACGACCATTGTTGATATATAG
- a CDS encoding VOC family protein → MASKIFLNLAVKDLKKSIDFFTKLGFSFNPQFTDEHATCMIIAENIFAMLVTEQRFKEFTKKEICNAHKNTEVLIAIDADSREKVDEMVKTAVDAGGSIYMESQDHGWMYGHSFADLDGHQWEIMYLDENAIPK, encoded by the coding sequence ATGGCTTCAAAAATTTTCCTCAATTTGGCTGTTAAAGACCTTAAAAAATCCATTGATTTTTTTACAAAACTTGGATTTTCTTTCAACCCACAATTTACTGATGAACATGCCACTTGCATGATTATAGCAGAAAATATTTTTGCGATGCTTGTTACTGAACAGCGATTTAAAGAATTCACCAAAAAAGAAATTTGTAACGCCCATAAAAATACCGAAGTATTAATTGCAATAGATGCTGATAGTAGAGAAAAAGTAGATGAAATGGTAAAAACCGCAGTAGATGCCGGTGGTTCAATTTATATGGAGTCGCAAGATCATGGATGGATGTATGGACATAGTTTTGCCGATTTAGACGGGCATCAATGGGAAATTATGTATCTGGATGAAAATGCAATTCCTAAATAA